A stretch of the Vidua chalybeata isolate OUT-0048 chromosome Z, bVidCha1 merged haplotype, whole genome shotgun sequence genome encodes the following:
- the MTAP gene encoding S-methyl-5'-thioadenosine phosphorylase isoform X2 translates to MAAAAASVPVKIGIIGGTGLDDPDILEGRTEKYVDTPYGKPSDALILGKIKNVDCVLLARHGRHHTIMPSNVNYCANIWALKEENCSHVLVTTACGSLREEIQPGDLVIIDQFIDRTTKRHCTLYDGQHSTLSGVCHIPMAEPFCTKTREVLIETAKKLGLQCHSKGTMITIEGPRFSSRAESCMFRSWGADVINMTTVPEVILAKEAGMSYASIAMATDYDCWKEHEEATTAQCSVILPKQ, encoded by the exons ATggctgccgccgccgcctcggTGCCTGTGAAG ATTGGAATTATCGGTGGAACTGGCCTGGATGATCCGGATATCTTagaaggaagaacagaaaaatatgttgaCACTCCTTATGGCAAG CCATCGGATGCTctgattttgggaaaaatcaaaaatgtGGACTGTGTGCTCTTGGCAAG ACATGGAAGGCATCATACAATTATGCCATCAAACGTCAATTACTGTGCCAATATCTGGgcattaaaagaagaaaattgttcCCATGTATTAGTGACTACTGCCTGCGGTTCATTACGAGAGGAAATACAACCTGGTGATCTTGTTATAATTGACCAGTTCATTGACAG GACAACTAAAAGACATTGTACTTTATATGATGGACAGCATTCCACTCTCTCAGGAGTATGTCATATTCCAATGGCTGAGCCTTTCTGCACCAAAACCAGAGAG GTTCTTATTGAGACTGCCAAGAAGCTAGGGCTCCAGTGTCACTCCAAGGGGACAATGATCACAATTGAAGGCCCACGTTTCAGCTCTCGAGCAGAAAGCTGTATGTTTCGCAGTTGGGGAGCTGATGTTATCAACATGACTACAGTGCCCGAAGTGATTCTTGCAAAGGAAGCTGGAATGAGTTATGCTAGTATTGCCATGGCAACAGATTATGACTGCTGGAAGGAACATGAAGAAGCT ACAACAGCGCAGTGTTCGGTCATCCTGCCAAAGCAGTAA
- the MTAP gene encoding S-methyl-5'-thioadenosine phosphorylase isoform X1: MAAAAASVPVKIGIIGGTGLDDPDILEGRTEKYVDTPYGKPSDALILGKIKNVDCVLLARHGRHHTIMPSNVNYCANIWALKEENCSHVLVTTACGSLREEIQPGDLVIIDQFIDRTTKRHCTLYDGQHSTLSGVCHIPMAEPFCTKTREVLIETAKKLGLQCHSKGTMITIEGPRFSSRAESCMFRSWGADVINMTTVPEVILAKEAGMSYASIAMATDYDCWKEHEEAVSVDKVLKTLKGNANKATSILLTAIPQIGSMEWTSTLHTLKTTAQCSVILPKQ; this comes from the exons ATggctgccgccgccgcctcggTGCCTGTGAAG ATTGGAATTATCGGTGGAACTGGCCTGGATGATCCGGATATCTTagaaggaagaacagaaaaatatgttgaCACTCCTTATGGCAAG CCATCGGATGCTctgattttgggaaaaatcaaaaatgtGGACTGTGTGCTCTTGGCAAG ACATGGAAGGCATCATACAATTATGCCATCAAACGTCAATTACTGTGCCAATATCTGGgcattaaaagaagaaaattgttcCCATGTATTAGTGACTACTGCCTGCGGTTCATTACGAGAGGAAATACAACCTGGTGATCTTGTTATAATTGACCAGTTCATTGACAG GACAACTAAAAGACATTGTACTTTATATGATGGACAGCATTCCACTCTCTCAGGAGTATGTCATATTCCAATGGCTGAGCCTTTCTGCACCAAAACCAGAGAG GTTCTTATTGAGACTGCCAAGAAGCTAGGGCTCCAGTGTCACTCCAAGGGGACAATGATCACAATTGAAGGCCCACGTTTCAGCTCTCGAGCAGAAAGCTGTATGTTTCGCAGTTGGGGAGCTGATGTTATCAACATGACTACAGTGCCCGAAGTGATTCTTGCAAAGGAAGCTGGAATGAGTTATGCTAGTATTGCCATGGCAACAGATTATGACTGCTGGAAGGAACATGAAGAAGCT GTTTCAGTGGATAAAGTTTTAAAGACACTGAAAGGGAATGCAAATAAGGCTACAAGCATACTCCTTACTGCTATACCTCAGATAGGCTCCATGGAATGGACCAGCACCCTGCACACTCTGAAG ACAACAGCGCAGTGTTCGGTCATCCTGCCAAAGCAGTAA